One Acanthochromis polyacanthus isolate Apoly-LR-REF ecotype Palm Island chromosome 6, KAUST_Apoly_ChrSc, whole genome shotgun sequence DNA segment encodes these proteins:
- the ncoa6 gene encoding nuclear receptor coactivator 6 isoform X1 — MAHQRTPPEVSQTTGHQDSDNESDRDSGVGEDAGEDADSCHGMATDDIKKQDGMEENNGEGEDFTVFVAFQGNMDDEDFTQKLDTVLSGIPDMLDMGSERLLPQHVEPWNSVRVTFNIPRDAAERLRLLAQNNQQQLRDLGILSVQIEGEGAINVAVGPNRGQEVRVNGPIGAPGQMRMDVGFPGQPGSGGVRMANPSMVPPGPGMVGQTMIPGSSGQMHPRVQRPSSQADAMDPMMPGMSVQQQQQLQHQQAGPHGSGPMPPQAAHHMQALQAGRQLNPAALQQLQQQHHQQQQAQQQAQLSQLGPRPSFNPSGQMAVPPGWNQLSSGVLQPPAAQGGPAWRKPPPQAQMVPRPPSLATVQTPNHPPPPYPFGSQQAGQVFNAMGQGQGQLQQQQTAMGQFAAPQPKGQQTGPGGVTGPPRPPPPLPQASGPQGNLTAKSPGSSSSPFQQSSPGTPPMMAQRPTTPQGFPQGVGSPGRAALGQQGTMQQGFMGMPQHGQPGAQVHPGMQKRPMGFPNPNFVQGQVSASTPGTPGGGTTQQLQSSQAMTHTGPQPSASTPNSMQGPPHAQPNVMGVQSSMAGPPPGTTAGPSMGQQQAGLQTQMMGLQHQAQPVSSSPSQMVQGQGGGQTVLSRPLSQGQRGGMTPPKQMMPQQGQGVMHGQGQMVGGQGHQAMLLQQQQQQQQQQQQQQQQQQNSMMEQMVANQMQGNKQAFGGKIPAGVMPGQMMRGPSPNVPGNIAQFQGQVGPQQMTPQQQQQMAQLQQQQLQQQQHQLQQQQLQQQQQQQQQQQQQHQQMNQQQPQQVPIAGNPNQAMGMHGQQMRLPAGHPLIQQQLQQQQLQQQQKQQQAMLQQQQQQQAAQQHPHALADPNGGTGDLGVQQMVPEMQAQQQQGMMAGPQHMQMGNGHFAGHGMNFNSQFPGQMQIGASCGQPGGFPVSKDVTLTSPLLVNLLQSDISASQFGPGGKQGAGGGNAAKPKKKKPARKKKPKEGEGQQQVEGLGGLDVTAGMEDSELPNLGGEQSLGLDSSGQKLPDFANRPAVNGSKCFNIGFPGQPGDQRVLQQVPMQFMQQQQQQQQQQQQQQQQQQQQQQQQQQQQQQQQQQQQQQQQQQQQQQLQHMQQQQIQQQQMQHQQQIQQQMQQQQIQQQQQQLQQQQLQQQQMQQMQMQGLQNSQAQQGMAGPQPAGQGQPQMHPHQLQQQQQTQQPHLQQQQQQQMMMMLKMQQEQAKNRMPIPPGGQLPPRGMGNQSEVQRHPVPQQGNMPVMISLQAHGGVPPSPDKARGMPLMVNPQIAGPARRMSHPDVGQGPQVTGSEEGPTGAHSKQDRPGGPEIGVQPGNGTQQIMASQGSNTHMLKQGPGPTQMPQHTGASPQQQLPTQPQQGGPMPGLHFPNVPTTSQSSRPKTPNRASPRPYHHPLTPTNRPPSTEPSEINLSPERLNASIAGLFPPKINIPLPPRQPNLNRGFDQQGLNPTTLKAIGQAPPNLTLPGNNNNGIAGGNTTNNNQQAFSAGTGAGAAAAKQDKQPGGQGKRASPSNSRRSSPASSRKSATPSPGRQKATKMAITCPPHQQQLVNPQGQTMMLSPTSVPPSPVSMPSQVSVGMEAQQTQSTLHGIQGNPPDGVRESQGMLTAEQRQMPQPQPQPQPLRELSAPRMASPRLPVPQQPKPDTELQAGTEDRQPTQLAPVQESEVSPAVRAPPTSLNQLLDNTGVPNMPLRPIQSSTVRNVMGKDSPKSALDSDRPVHNNSQSTDVSAPVATTATISETQTKPKPAVPVPTSSPNLQLASTPSSQPPTNLNSNTTPSLNQNPISSLGVNPTPNVNPSPTLGSTVSTNTIATPSVNPNPITSGQNSSASTMSTISNSSSAVNPANSTVKASPSPKPVTNVHSVIQIPASSSTISPNQITVFVTSNPITSAPTPQAPTSMVSTMVAVPNKNIRPQDIRQQSPAPRPQFITTTPVFINPIFQVPGTSVAPNTTVVSQAVTMVGSIQVSTTNIQLSPTPSSIQSSVATMASTQAARSTVGQVQIATTMSSSAPVGTPLNPQQINPGAVKTENPGEAGSTQKSALPVRQPSPHPSPSAAPPFQAPLASPPCSSPGAVTTMRKSPMSPSLTAQGKNKPAQPAAAVSGTADSQQSPIERPAQSHTGPVLPQTFNPPASTAIQIEAQAPHTSIVAPSNITQPVVSSPVAVSGQVTAATQILGQAPVIAPASVSSPAQAAMSQAPVVTVVDTTTGVSSSTLLSTATPVQSPVPSIVPIVAAPRPAQDAPLTTSSPAANPSGVSPGQSEPPTVEQSMQPAKAPAESTQPTTAPIQQEVPQSQEPVATEKTSEDVPTGSEQGWAKKRKTPINLVPRAAVEKPKGPSRRSSRAEKEVEEEPVADSGIRKRSARPGTSAAVKETGASPTQAKRRKSK, encoded by the exons CAGGAGAGGATGCTGACAGTTGCCATGGCATGGCAACAGACGACATTAAGAAGCAAGATGGCATGGAAGAAAACAATGGAGAGGGAGAAGATTTTACTGTCTTTGTTGCCTTCCAAGGAAATATGGATGATGAAGACTTTACTCAAAAACTTGACACTGTCCTCAGTGGGATACCTGATATGCTTGATATGg gTTCTGAAAGGCTACTGCCTCAGCATGTGGAGCCGTGGAACAGTGTGCGGGTTACCTTCAACATTCCTCGGGATGCTGCTGAGCGACTCAGGCTGTTGGCTcagaacaaccagcagcagcttaGAGACCTGGGGATTCTCTCTGTGCAGATAGAAG GGGAAGGCGCTATCAATGTGGCTGTGGGACCAAACAGAGGACAAGAAGTCCGAGTAAATGGACCAATTGGGGCACCTGGCCAGATGAGAATGGACGTGGGCTTTCCAGGTCAACCTGGTTCAG GCGGGGTAAGGATGGCTAATCCATCGATGGTTCCCCCTGGCCCTGGAATGGTAGGTCAGACTATGATACCAGGCAGCAGTGGACAGATGCATCCTCGTGTTCAGAGACCATCTTCACAAGCAG ATGCGATGGATCCAATGATGCCAGGTATGTCAGttcaacagcaacaacagcttcAGCACCAACAGGCTGGCCCACATGGCTCAGGCCCCATGCCTCCTCAAGCTGCCCATCACATGCAGGCTCTTCAGGCTGGGAGGCAGCTCAACCCTGCAgcactgcagcagctacaacaacaGCATCACCAACAGCAACAGGCTCAGCAGCAAGCTCAGCTCTCTCAACTTGGACCTAGACCTTCATTTAACCCGTCAGGCCAGATGGCTGTGCCTCCTGGCTGGAATCAGTTGTCTTCAGGTGTCCTCCAGCCACCAGCTGCCCAAGGAGGCCCTGCTTGGAGAAAGCCTCCGCCCCAAGCCCAAATGGTTCCACGCCCACCCTCCCTTGCTACGGTTCAGACCCCTAATCATCCTCCACCCCCTTATCCTTTTGGCAGCCAGCAGGCTGGGCAGGTATTCAATGCCATGGGACAAGGACAAGGAcaattacagcagcagcagacagcaaTGGGTCAGTTTGCTGCCCCTCAGCCTAAAGGTCAGCAAACTGGCCCTGGTGGTGTCACAGGACCACCCAGACCCCCTCCACCGCTTCCACAAGCTTCTGGACCGCAGGGCAACCTTACTGCCAAGTCCCCTGGCTCGTCCTCGTCTCCCTTTCAGCAGAGTTCACCAGGAACACCTCCTATGATGGCTCAGAGACCTACAACACCACAGGGTTTTCCGCAAGGTGTTGGGTCACCAGGAAGAGCAGCCCTCGGCCAACAGGGTACCATGCAACAAGGATTCATGGGAATGCCCCAGCATGGACAGCCTGGGGCCCAAGTCCATCCAG GCATGCAAAAGCGTCCTATGGGGTTTCCAAACCCAAACTTTGTTCAAGGTCAGGTGAGTGCCAGCACTCCAGGAACCCCTGGTGGAGGAACCACTCAGCAGCTACAGAGCAGCCAAGCAATGACTCACACAG GACCTCAGCCATCAGCCTCCACACCCAACTCAATGCAGGGACCGCCCCATGCTCAACCTAATGTTATGGGTGTACAAAGTAGCATGGCAGGTCCACCCCCTGGTACAACAGCTGGGCCTAGTATGGGCCAGCAACAGGCTGGCCTCCAGACCCAGATGATGGGCCTCCAGCATCAGGCCCAGCCTGTGTCCTCCTCCCCCAGCCAGATGGTTCAAGGCCAGGGTGGTGGTCAGACTGTCCTCTCAAGGCCACTTAGTCAAGGGCAGAGAGGAGGGATGACCCCACCCAAGCAGATGATGCCTCAACAAGGCCAGGGGGTGATGCATGGGCAGGGTCAGATGGTTGGAGGCCAAGGGCACCAGGCCAtgctcctgcagcagcagcaacagcagcagcagcagcagcaacaacaacaacagcaacaacaaaactcTATGATGGAACAAATGGTTGCTAACCAGATGCAAGGCAACAAGCAGGCATTTGGAGGCAAGATTCCAGCTGGGGTTATGCCTGGCCAGATGATGCGAGGGCCTTCTCCTAATGTCCCAGGGAACATAGCCCAGTTCCAGGGCCAGGTTGGCCCACAGCAGATGACCCctcaacagcaacagcaaatgGCTCAACTTCAGCAACAGCAGttacaacaacagcagcaccagctgcagcagcaacagttacaacagcagcagcagcagcagcagcagcagcaacaacaacatcaacaaatgAACCAGCAACAGCCCCAGCAAGTTCCTATTGCTGGCAATCCTAATCAAGCTATGGGCATGCATGGGCAACAGATGAGACTCCCTGCTGGTCATCCGCTTATCCAGCAACAGTTGCAACAGCAGCagttacagcagcaacaaaaacaacaacaggccATGttgcaacagcaacaacaacagcaggcAGCTCAGCAGCACCCACATGCCTTGGCAGATCCAAATGGTGGTACAGGGGACTTGGGGGTCCAACAAATGGTTCCTGAGATGCAGGCACAGCAGCAACAAGGCATGATGGCAGGCCCCCAGCACATGCAAATGGGAAACGGGCACTTTGCAGGACATGGCATGAACTTTAACTCTCAGTTCCCGGGTCAGATGCAAATTGGGGCATCCTGTGGACAGCCAGGCGGCTTTCCCGTCAGTAAGGATGTTACGCTGACTAGCCCACTGCTAGTCAATCTGCTGCAGAGTGATATCTCAGCCAGCCAGTTTGGACCAGGAGGAAAACAGGGAGCAGGTGGGGGAAATGCAGCCAAgcctaaaaagaaaaagccagCACGAAAGAAGAAGCCCAAAGAGGGGGAGGGACAACAACAAGTAGAAGGACTTGG TGGCCTTGATGTGACTGCTGGCATGGAGGATTCTGAACTGCCAAATCTAGGTGGTGAACAGAGTTTGGGCTTAGACAGCTCAGGCCAGAAACTCCCTGATTTTGCTAACAGACCTGCAG taaatGGCTCTAAATGCTTCAACATAGGCTTTCCTGGCCAGCCTGGAGACCAGAGGGTATTGCAGCAGGTACCCATGCAATttatgcaacaacaacaacaacagcagcagcagcaacagcagcagcagcagcagcagcagcagcaacaacagcagcagcagcagcagcagcaacaacaacaacaacaacaacaacaacaacagcagcagcagcaacaacaacagttgCAGCACATGCAACAGCAACAGATACAGCAGCAACaaatgcagcatcagcagcaaatacaacaacaaatgcaacagcaacaaatacaacaacaacagcaacaattaCAACAACAGcaattgcagcagcagcagatgcaaCAGATGCAGATGCAGGGTCTCCAGAATTCTCAAGCGCAGCAGGGGATGGCGGGTCCACAGCCTGCAGGTCAAGGCCAGCCCCAGATGCACCCTCATCAgctgcaacagcagcagcaaactcAACAACCACACCTGCAACAGCAG caacaacagcagatgatgatgatgctgaagATGCAGCAAGAGCAGGCAAAGAATCGCATGCCCATCCCTCCAGGAGGACAGCTCCCTCCTCGGGGCATGGGCAATCAGTCAGAGGTGCAAAGACATCCTGTTCCACAGCAAGGCAACATGCCTGTAATGATAAGCCTTCAAGCACATGGAGGAGTACCCCCATCACCTGACAAAGCCAGAGGAATGCCTCTGATGGTGAACCCACAG ATTGCAGGACCTGCACGAAGAATGTCTCATCCTGATGTGGGGCAGGGGCCCCAAGTCACTGGCTCTGAAGAGGGCCCTACAGGTGCCCACTCAAAGCAGGACAGGCCTGGTGGTCCAGAAATAGGGGTGCAGCCTGGAAATGGCACCCAGCAGATTATGGCCAGTCAGGGCTCCAACACTCACATGTTGAAGCAAGGCCCTGGTCCAACACAAATGCCCCAACACACTGGAGCCAGTCCTCAGCAACAGTTACCCACTCAGCCTCAACAAGGAGGCCCAATGCCTGGTCTTCATTTCcctaatgtccccacaacttCACAGAGCTCCAGACCTAAAACCCCAAACAGAGCCAGTCCCAGACCATACCACCATCCTCTCACCCCAACTAATCGCCCACCCAGTACTGAGCCCTCTGAAATTAATCTTTCACCTGAAAGACTAAATGCCTCTATTGCAGGGCTGTTTCCTCCAAAAATCAACATTCCTCTCCCTCCGAGACAGCCGAACTTAAACAGGGGATTTGACCAGCAAGGTCTTAACCCAACAACTCTGAAAGCCATCGGGCAGGCCCCCCCAAATCTAACTCTACcaggcaacaacaacaatggcattGCAGGTGGAAATACCACTAATAATAATCAGCAGGCTTTCTCTGCTGGCACTGGTGCAGgggctgcagctgcaaaacagGATAAACAGCCTGGAGGGCAAGGCAAGAGGGCAAGTCCAAGCAATAGTCGGAGGTCAAGCCCAGCCTCTAGCCGCAAGTCAGCCACCCCAAGTCCAGGAAGACAAAAGGCGACAAAAATGGCTATCACTTGCCCTCCCCACCAGCAGCAGTTGGTCAACCCTCAGGGGCAAACAATGATGCTGAGCCCTACCTCAGTACCTCCAAGTCCAGTATCTATGCCTTCACAAGTAAGTGTGGGCATGGAGGCCCAACAGACCCAGAGCACCCTCCATGGGATTCAAGGTAACCCTCCTGATGGAGTCAGGGAAAGTCAGGGAATGCTGACAGCAGAGCAGCGGCAGATGCCCCAACCTCAACCCCAGCCACAACCTTTGAGGGAGTTATCAGCTCCCAGAATGGCAAGTCCTCGTCTACCCGTGCCACAGCAGCCTAAACCTGACACGGAGCTGCAGGCTGGCACAGAGGATAGGCAACCAACACAGCTAGCACCTGTGCAGGAGTCTGAGGTCTCACCTGCTGTCAGAGCACCGCCAACCTCCCTCAACCAGTTACTGGATAACACAGGTGTTCCAAACATGCCTCTTCGCCCCATACAGAGTAGTACTGTTAGGAATGTCATGGGAAAGGACAGTCCCAAGTCTGCTTTGGATTCAGACAGACCAGTTCACAATAACTCTCAGAGTACAGATGTATCAGCGCCAGTCGCTACTACTGCCACTATAAGTGAAACACAAACTAAACCCAAACCTGCTGTCCCAGTCCCTACCAGCAGTCCTAACTTGCAGCTTGCTTCAACTCCCAGCTCACAGCCTCCCACTAACTTGAACTCAAATACTACTCCCAGTCTTAACCAAAACCCCATCTCCAGTCTGGGTGTGAATCCAACTCCAAATGTAAATCCATCACCTACTCTTGGCAGCACTGTCAGTACTAACACTATTGCCACCCCAAGTGTAAACCCCAACCCAATCACTTCTGGACAGAACAGTTCTGCTTCAACCATGAGTACCATTTCTAACTCCAGCTCTGCTGTAAACCCAGCCAATTCGACTGTAAAAGCAAGCCCTAGTCCTAAACCAGTGACAAATGTTCATTCAGTGATCCAGATCCCTGCCTCTTCCAGCACCATTTCACCCAACCAGATCACTGTGTTTGTCACCTCCAACCCCATCACTTCTGCCCCAACTCCACAGGCACCCACATCTATGGTTTCCACCATGGTGGCTGTCCCTAACAAGAACATTAGACCTCAGGACATCCGGCAGCAGAGCCCTGCCCCTCGGCCTCAGTTCATCACCACCACCCCCGTATTTATCAACCCAATTTTTCAAGTCCCAGGTACATCTGTGGCTCCCAATACAACAGTGGTATCACAGGCAGTCACTATGGTTGGATCTATTCAAGTGTCCACTACAAACATCCAACTATCTCCTACACCAAGCTCCATCCAGTCCTCAGTGGCTACCATGGCCAGCACCCAGGCTGCCAGGAGTACTGTTGGACAGGTCCAGATTGCTACGACTATGTCCTCGTCAGCCCCAGTTGGTACTCCCCTTAATCCTCAGCAGATAAACCCGGGGGctgttaaaactgaaaatccTGGTGAGGCAGGTTCTACTCAGAAATCTGCTCTCCCAGTTCGGCAGCCATCTCCACATCCAAGCCCTTCAGCAGCACCTCCCTTTCAAGCACCTCTTGCTTCTCCTCCCTGCTCTAGTCCTGGAGCTGTTACCACCATGCGAAAAAGCCCCATGTCTCCATCTCTCACTGCCCAGGGGAAAAATAAGCCTGCACAGcctgctgctgcagtttctggTACAGCGGACTCCCAGCAAAGCCCCATAGAAAGGCCTGCACAGAGTCATACAGGACCTGTACTGCCACAGACCTTTAATCCTCCTGCAAGTACAGCTATTCAGATTGAAGCACAAGCTCCCCACACTTCTATTGTTGCTCCAAGCAACATTACTCAGCCTGTAGTCTCCTCTCCAGTTGCAGTCTCAGGCCAAGTTACTGCTGCCACTCAGATTCTTGGCCAGGCTCCAGTGATTGCACCAGCTTCTGTCTCAAGCCCAGCACAGGCGGCAATGTCTCAAGCACCTGTTGTCACTGTAGTCGATACTACCACTGGTGTCTCTTCTTCTACCTTGCTTTCCACGGCCACTCCTGTACAAAGTCCTGTACCTTCCATTGTTCCAATTGTTGCTGCACCTAGACCTGCTCAGGACGCTCCCCTCACCACATCCTCTCCAGCTGCTAACCCCAGTGGAGTTTCACCAGGACAGTCTGAGCCCCCAACTGTGGAGCAATCCATGCAACCAGCTAAAGCACCTGCTGAAAGCACTCAGCCCaccacag CACCTATTCAGCAAGAAGTACCACAGTCCCAGGAACCTGTTGCCACTGAGAAGACGA GTGAAGACGTCCCAACAGGTTCTGAGCAGGG ATgggcaaagaaaagaaagacgcCCATCAACTTAGTCCCAAG agctgctgtggagaaGCCCAAAGGGCCAAGCAGACGAAGCTCCCGGGCAGAGAAAGAGGTAGAGGAGGAGCCAGTGGCGGACAGCGGCATCAGGAAGAGATCGGCCAGGCCTGGAACCAGTGCTGCTGTAAAAG AAACTGGAGCGAGCCCCACCCAGGCCAAACGAAGGAAGTCTAAATAG